Within Prionailurus bengalensis isolate Pbe53 chromosome B2 unlocalized genomic scaffold, Fcat_Pben_1.1_paternal_pri B2_random_Un_scaffold_46, whole genome shotgun sequence, the genomic segment GGGGGCGTGTGCTGAGCACCAGGCAGAGGGAGCTGAGCCCAGCGCCTGCCTTCTCCAGTTCTGAGCAGGACACAGGTACCAGCGTGACATCAGAGAGCTTCTGCAGTGCCTGCAGGGAGGATATAAAGTGAGGAGAGGGGAGTAAGATCCTGAGGCCACAGCCAGGCCCTTCTTCTAGCCAGCTCAGGGTGGCACCACCCATGCTTCCAGAGACGGTaccccttcttcctcccactAAGAAGGCCTGAGACCCCTTTCTCTGGTTGGTGGCAGTGGTGGAGCTGCTGCCTTCCCTCACCTCCTGGCTATTAGGCAGGTCCCCGCCTCCACGGTGCAGGAGAAAAGGGGGCACACCAGGCAACCCAGGACGCAGAAAGAGACAGTCAGCAGCTGCGTCATCTGGGAGCGTCAGGGACGCATAGGGGTGGTCCGTCAACACTGCCATCGcctgagggagaggaaagaggaagtgcTGAAGCTCAGAGGGCTGAGGACACAGTTACATTTGCTGTATAATAATGCTAGCAAGCACTTAGCCCTTAGTATGTGTCAGGCAGTGTTCTAAGTGATTTAGTTACCTCTGTTCCACCTCATACTCACATGCACTTCTTTCTACCTCCAAccctcttctccccctctccagcccctcccagTCAATTTCATGCATCCTTCAAGTCATAACTTAGTTGCCATCTTTTGGGAGTTACTTGAAACTCGGGAAGATGATGTGAATCTGCTGTGTTCCCTGTCCTTGTCCTGCTAGTATAACAACTTGCTTTCTCACAGGTTTTCACACTAGATAGTCcgccccatgagggcagggttTGGAGTTAATTCTCTGAACCTCCCTGCTTTCAGCCTCTAGGGCCGGGAGCCACACCCACTTTTGTGGCCTAACCCCAACCTGCCCTACCCCTGCCCCGCCTCTCACCCTGACAGCCTTTTGGGCGGCTTCGCTGCTACCCGCTACCACAGTGCGGGGTCCCCCCATGCCGCAGAGGCCGcgcaggtgggaggggctggagactggCACTGTGGAGACAGCGAAGTCCTAGGAGCAACAAGGGAAAGAATTCAGGGAAGTGGGAGGAGTGAGAGGATTCCCTAAAACACAAGCTGCTTTTGGCTCCTCCCTACGCCGCGCCCTACGCCGCGCCCTTCCTACCGCATCAGCTCCTGGCTCCCCCAGCACGAAGCTGGTCCTGCTCCTCACCCGAAACGTGTCCGCCACGATCTCAGCTCCTCGGTGATTGGTCCACTTGGAGAGGCCTACGAAAAACTCCCGGCCTGAGCCCAGGGAGGCCGCGGGGGTTTAAGAGCGAGAGTGAGTTGGAAACAAGGCCCGACATGGCCCACTCTCAACTCTGCttcccagtgcaaagcccaggaATGCAGGCACCTCAGCCTCACCGGTAAAGAGAACATCAGTGCCATCCAGCGTCGCGTTCTCATCTCCCATCTCCACGATCCGGAGCCCAAGGTCCTGAAGGGCTTTGCGGACTCCATCGACCTTAGGGCAGGAAAAGAGGGCGCGGGGCAGAGACATTCCCACCTGCAATTCTTAAAACCCCGTACGGCCAGCTACCCCTCTCCTCTTACCCACCCGCACCCTGGCGCTCACCTCCGGCCTGCGGGCGGGGCTCCAGGGCCGCGTGATTAGGGCCGTGTCCCCTTGGATCACGGCTGTGTCACCGAGAAGCGGTCCCAGCGGCAGCGACTCTTCAGGAGGCAGTTCTAGCAGCTGCAGCCCCAATCgctgcctcagtttaccccccAGTACCCCGTGCTCCCTCTGGGCTTTAGCCAGGTCCAGAGCCGGGAGGCCAGCTCCCGCACCCTCCCCCGAAGCCAGGCTCTCTGGGACCCCCCGGATCAGGGCATGGGAGCAgcggcccagcccctcccccggcGTCCCCATCCCATCCACACAGTCTCCCCCTCCGGCCGCGCTGAtttcttagttttctctttttacttcacCTGTctgggagaagagacagaaagggaggagggcaaagaaagagacaTGCACAGAAGGGCGTAGGGGGTGGTTAAGAGCGCCCGGGTCTTCCTTCTGCCATCTCCGGGCGCCCCTCCCACTtcgccccaccccctccagacGTTCCCCTCCCGCCAACTCCATTCCACCCCGCACCCTTCGGGGTCTGCTTCTTTGGAGGGAGTCCGAGGAACAAGACCGGGACCCCTAATCTCTAAAACACCTGTTGCCCCTGTTCGGGGGCTTCGCGAGGTCCCTGCTAGGCGCCCCTCTTGGCAGCCGCTAGGATGCGCTCACTCCCTAAAAATGCAACGGTCCCGCCCCCTTAACCCTCAGCTGCTCACTGCCATAGGGACCCGAAGTGAGGCAAGGGACCCAAAGGGGTTATGGGACAGGAGGAGACAGCTGGGGAGATAGGGCCTGGGAGATGGAAGTTCTGAATGCCcaacaagaaagggagagaggggcaacGAGGGAGGAATTAGAGCCTAAGGAGTTAAATAtcttctctccacccctgccGGTCCTGCTACCCCTAGCACGACCCAGTAGAAACCAGACCGAGTCCCGGAGGACTGGGAGAGGTCTAAAACGAAATCCAAGGGGCGGGGAAACCGGGGGCGTGGTCCCAGGGAGCGGGCACCACTCCCGGCTCCAGGACCGTCTCCCCGTCCATCTCCCCCTAAGTCTACCCAGCCCAGCTCCGCACCCAAATTTCGGCCTCCTGCACTCTGTCGGGTATCGGGCACGGGCCCGGCAACCTCAAACTCTGGCCCGCACACGGTCCGGGGGACATCTCCAACCCCTAGACTTACCTCTAGCGGCCACCCAGACTCCAGCGCTCTTGTGTTCTTGGCTGGGGCCCCACCCCCCTGAGGACAGAGTTGGTTGGAGAAGAGAGTCCTAGTCTTCAAGCCTCGGGGGCTGGAGCTCTTGGCTTTTGAGGGGTCCCTGGGTAAGGCGAGCTCAAGAACTACGGTGGGGCGGGGGCGCGACTGTCTGGCGGCTCCGGGGCATTGTCTAAGCGGGACGGGGCGGGGCTCCTCGAGGCCACGCCCATTCCGCCCTGCTACGCCCGCTCCACAGGGACTGCGCTCCCCTTCTCCGAACTCGGCCCCGCCCCATGAGTGCTGCCCAGGCCCACCCAGATATGGAGGGCCCTGTCGGCTGGGCAGCAAATGCGACATGGACCGCAAGACAGCGTTATGGTGGACCGGCACGAAAAATGGAAGCCTGACCACAAATACCCCTCTTCTAAATTCCTGGCTTCTGCCCTGAGCTCAAGGTCACTGACCCACCTTTCATTCTGTGTTACCCACACTGCAGCCCCCTTTGTGCAAAACGACACTAcattttcattctgtattttattactGAAATACATTGTCCTACCCACACCCCCACACAATAAAAATCTTACCTAGATTCCCCATCTT encodes:
- the DDAH2 gene encoding N(G),N(G)-dimethylarginine dimethylaminohydrolase 2, with the protein product MGTPGEGLGRCSHALIRGVPESLASGEGAGAGLPALDLAKAQREHGVLGGKLRQRLGLQLLELPPEESLPLGPLLGDTAVIQGDTALITRPWSPARRPEVDGVRKALQDLGLRIVEMGDENATLDGTDVLFTGREFFVGLSKWTNHRGAEIVADTFRDFAVSTVPVSSPSHLRGLCGMGGPRTVVAGSSEAAQKAVRAMAVLTDHPYASLTLPDDAAADCLFLRPGLPGVPPFLLHRGGGDLPNSQEALQKLSDVTLVPVSCSELEKAGAGLSSLCLVLSTRPHS